The DNA window ACACCTTTTTTAGCAACTGCAATTGAAATAGTATCTCCCTGAGCTCTATCTCCTTTTAAAATACAAGATGGATATTTCATATTGACTTTTGAGCCAATATTTCCATCAATTCATTCCATTCTACCATCTTCTTCAACAATACTTCTTTTTGTAACTAAATTTAGAACATTATCACTTCAATTTTGAACTGTTGTATATCTAACACTAGATCTTTTCCCAACAAAAATTTCAACAATAGCTGCATGTAAATTATTTTCAGAATAAACTGGTGCAGTACATCCTTCAATGTAATGTAATTCAGCATCATCTTCTACAATAATTAATGTTCTTTCAAACTGTCCTGAAGATTGATAATTAATTCTGAAATAAGCTTGTAAGGGTTTTTCTAATTTAACTCCTTTTGGGACATAAATAAAAGTTCCCCCAGATCAAACAGCTGCATTTAAAGAAGCATATTTATTGTCATCATTTTTAACTAATTGACCAAAATATTTCTTAAAAATTTCAGGATATTTTCTTAAAGCAGTATCACAATCAGTAAAAAGAACTCCTTGTTTAACTAACTCTTCATTCATTCTTTCATAAACTGGACGTGCATCTCATTGTGCATTAATTCCTGCTAAGAAATTTTTTTCAGCTTCAGGAATTCCAAGACGATCAAAAGTTCTTTTGATATTATCTGGAATATCATCTCAAGATCTTACAGTTTTCCCAGCTCCCTCAGTATAGTAATAATAATCATTAAAATCAATTCAATTTAAATCTGGTCCAAAACTTGGTTGAGATTTTTTTTCAAAAACCTTTAAACTTTCTAATCGATAATCTAACATTCACTGTGGCTCATTTTTGTGTTTTGATATTTCTCTCACAACACTCTCATTTAAACCCTTTTGAACTTTATAAGTTGAAACTTCACCTTCATTAAAACCATATTTATAATCTGATATTTGTTTAATTTCTTCTTCTTGTTTTAATTTTTTCATATCCTTACACCTCCTTGTTTAGAATTCACTTTAAGCCAT is part of the Spiroplasma cantharicola genome and encodes:
- the sufB gene encoding Fe-S cluster assembly protein SufB, whose translation is MKKLKQEEEIKQISDYKYGFNEGEVSTYKVQKGLNESVVREISKHKNEPQWMLDYRLESLKVFEKKSQPSFGPDLNWIDFNDYYYYTEGAGKTVRSWDDIPDNIKRTFDRLGIPEAEKNFLAGINAQWDARPVYERMNEELVKQGVLFTDCDTALRKYPEIFKKYFGQLVKNDDNKYASLNAAVWSGGTFIYVPKGVKLEKPLQAYFRINYQSSGQFERTLIIVEDDAELHYIEGCTAPVYSENNLHAAIVEIFVGKRSSVRYTTVQNWSDNVLNLVTKRSIVEEDGRMEWIDGNIGSKVNMKYPSCILKGDRAQGDTISIAVAKKGVYQDAGSKMIHLGKETKSKIVSKSITFQGGTANYRGLAYIGPEAINSKARVECDTLILDNQSHSDTIPQNKVHNNQSQIEHEATVSKVSEEQLFYLMSRGLDEQEALEIIVMGFLEPFTKELPLEYAVELNQLIKMDMEGSVG